A window of Bacillus sp. DX3.1 genomic DNA:
TTTATGCTTGTAGAGAAAAAGAAAAAGTCCTATCAAAAGCATTCATTTTTACAAATGAAACAAAAGCTAGAAGAAATGCTAGTTCGTAAAGGATATAGCCGTGATGTGATTCAAATTTGTTTAGAAGAATTGAAGGATGAAAAGGATGACTCGCAGCAGCAAGAAGCACTGATATACCATGGGAACAAGTATCATGAGAAGCATAAAAAGCATGATGGATGGACGTATGAAAATAAGATGAAACAAGCGTTATATCGAAAAGGATTTACTATTGAAGAAATAGAGACATTTTTACAAATGAAACGTGAAGAGGGATGAGGGAAAATGATGAATATGCCAAAACGGTATAGTGAGATGACACCACATGAGCTAAGAAAAGAAATTGGCATTTTAAAAGAGCAGGCAGTGAAAGCAGAACAGCTCGGCATTGTAAATGAATTTGATGTGTTGATGAGAAAAATGGCAATGGCTCGTGCTTATATGACGGATATAAACGCCTTTCAGGTTGGTGAAACGTATGAACTTATAGAAGAGCCAGGAGTATTATTTACCATTACGTATTTTAATGGCGTATTTGCTTGGGGACACAAACAAAATGAAACAGAGGAAATTGGTATTCCTATTTCGCTATTGCAAAAGAAATAAAAACCAGAGAGCCTTGGCTGCTCTGGTTTTCACTTTTCGTAGTTGTTAAAGGAGATAGGCAATTAAACTTGGCGTTTTCTCATCTCATTCGCCAAAATAATGAGAGACTGGTTTTGCTGCGTCTGTCCATTTACTTGCGCTTTCGCATGTTTCGGACGTGCCCACGTAGGGTTGAATAATTCAGAACGACGGTCTAAATGATTACGGTAGCTCATCTTTATCACCTCGTGTAGGAAGTTAAGTGCAATAATCTTTTATAACTGACTATTTGTGTTACTCTTCCTGATGATTTGCAGCACGCATACGTTCTTGTGGGTGCGTGTTAATTGTGCCGTTAGGTCTTTTTGAAGCGAAACGATCTTTTGCTTTTGGTTGACCGTCAATATTGTTATTATTTCTTGCCTCAGACCAAATTTCAGATTGTTTACCCAAAAAGAACGCCCCCTCATTATAAATTGATACTTACTAAGAAGTATCAATAATAGAATGTGCAAAAATAGATGAAAATATCCTTTATATAAATACAAATTAAAAACCGATATAAAACCCTTCTTTTTAGGTGGGAGAGAGTATCCGGCCATACATAGAAGCGGTCAGATCCTTTTCCTGCCCAGACACAGTGAAAACAAAGCGAGAAAACGAGTGCAGGTCACCTTTTGTTATCCATAGCCGTGGCTTATATGTCGAAAAATTAAAATGGATTTATATAGAAATAAAGTGGAACTTTAATCAACGTTTTTTTTCATCCCCACTGATTATTAGTCCTCACCAATCGGGCTTTTATGGGCAGTTTATTCCCACCTGTCTTTTTCGGTTTCCTTAGCATCTTGGGGTGAGGATCTTACTGCCCGCGAATAGCGGGATAAAGTGAAGAAATAAATAAAAGGAGAAATAAATGATGAATGATATATATGAAACATTAACAAAAGAGTTGCTTGAAAAAAACAGCTTTCTTTCTTACTCTCAAGCACGTGCATGGATTGAATTATTATGGGAGGATTTTCAAGCGACGTATGCAAAGTCTGGTCGTTACCAGGGTGAAGAAATGACAGAGCAAGTTGTAAGAGCATGGATTAACAATCATGGTGAACGCCTTCATGAAATTCGCACGAACAATCCGAAATATAGTCATTTAATTAATCGAGAAGATCATTTGAAGCATTAAAGAAAAGCGACCATAATGGGTCGCTTTTCTTTAATGAGGAATCAATTCCAATTTTTTACGTAGCTTTTCTTCACTAAAAATCCAGCCTGTATAGGAACTAATGATATTTAAGTTTTGATCAAGTTGGACGATTGCGACAAATGGATAATAATCTTTACTCCGGTAGCGGAGATCAATGAAACGAACTTCATAATAATCGTCATAGTCGAAAATATCCCAGCGATATACGGGTGAAAAAGATAAAAAGGCAGAAATGTTTTCATCTTTTTGCGCCGCCCGAATGATCTCATTATCTGGAAGTGGAATGCGTTCAAATTTGTCGTGGACCATAATATTTCCGCGGTGCCAACGAGCCACATAATAGTGTTTTTTTGTTACAATTGCTAAATGATAGTGATAGAAGCGGTAAGAAGGAGAAATAATGACTTCTTCTACATCTTCAAATCGTTTGTAAACAACACTTTTTACATTTTGTCTCATCATAACCCGGCCAATGTAGTAGACAAACATTAATATATACGCAGCTAAAGCGGTATATCCTTTATGAGAGCCGACAAGAATGCAGGCGATAGCGAGCATATGGATAAAGAAAATCACGGCATCGAATGTATTAATTACACCTAATGCAACCCACTTTTTTGTAAACGGCCGCAATGCCTGTGTACCATAAGCATTAAAAATATCAACAAACACATGAAGAAAGATCGCAATAAATGACCAAAGTAGAAGATGAAGATAAGGTGCCTCTCGGAAGAATACAAATGCAATTCCGCTGATAAGGAAGGACCAAAGCATAACAGCAGGAAGTGAATGGGTAATCCCGCGGTGATTGC
This region includes:
- a CDS encoding YfhH family protein; amino-acid sequence: MNMPKRYSEMTPHELRKEIGILKEQAVKAEQLGIVNEFDVLMRKMAMARAYMTDINAFQVGETYELIEEPGVLFTITYFNGVFAWGHKQNETEEIGIPISLLQKK
- a CDS encoding YpzG family protein, coding for MSYRNHLDRRSELFNPTWARPKHAKAQVNGQTQQNQSLIILANEMRKRQV
- a CDS encoding small, acid-soluble spore protein K — protein: MGKQSEIWSEARNNNNIDGQPKAKDRFASKRPNGTINTHPQERMRAANHQEE
- a CDS encoding YfhJ family protein, producing MNDIYETLTKELLEKNSFLSYSQARAWIELLWEDFQATYAKSGRYQGEEMTEQVVRAWINNHGERLHEIRTNNPKYSHLINREDHLKH
- a CDS encoding metal-dependent hydrolase, giving the protein MDTATHLVMGVTLGGLATLDPAISQSDFGPQAVMLATIAGSNIPDIDTVLKLRNNAKYIRNHRGITHSLPAVMLWSFLISGIAFVFFREAPYLHLLLWSFIAIFLHVFVDIFNAYGTQALRPFTKKWVALGVINTFDAVIFFIHMLAIACILVGSHKGYTALAAYILMFVYYIGRVMMRQNVKSVVYKRFEDVEEVIISPSYRFYHYHLAIVTKKHYYVARWHRGNIMVHDKFERIPLPDNEIIRAAQKDENISAFLSFSPVYRWDIFDYDDYYEVRFIDLRYRSKDYYPFVAIVQLDQNLNIISSYTGWIFSEEKLRKKLELIPH